In the genome of Myxocyprinus asiaticus isolate MX2 ecotype Aquarium Trade chromosome 45, UBuf_Myxa_2, whole genome shotgun sequence, the window TCTGTATAAAAAGTCAAAGCCCTCCTTTGAGTTCCTTGCTGATCAGTTGGCAAAGAAGGCATCAACATTCTTAGCAAGTCCCTAGATGTCCAGTAAACACAGGAAAATCCATCTTTTAGATGAGGCTGTTTGTTAGCTGGCTTAATAGTTCTTATACATCCAGTAATTCACTTTATCTATGTAAATTATTGATATAATATACTGggaggtccaaaagtctgagacaagGGTTTTTGGGGGGTTAATTTAAAACCAAATGTTTAAAGAAAAGTTTAAGAATTATTTAAGacatgactccagccaggcttcctaagcaaccaaattgtcccaattgctagggagggtagagtcacttggggtaacctcctcgtggtcactataatgtggttcgttctctgtagggtgtgtggtgagttgagcgtggatgccgtggtggatggcgtgaagtctccacatgtctccgtggcaacgcgctcaacaagccacgtgataagatgcacgggttggcggtctcagacgcggaggcaactgggattcgtcctccaccacccggactgaggcgaatcactacgtgaccacgaggacttaaaagcacattaggaattgggcattccaaattagggagaaaagggggaaaaatccattttattttttttttatttttttttttttcatttattggtgaacaattccttttaaagcaaaataagtttatttttcaacttttcactcaaattgttttgCTCAAAATCTAATTTGTAATGAAGAAATTATTAAATGGGAAAATAATGCAAAGTAGAATCATTTTCACTAGTCGTCTCAGATTTGGACACTACTGTATTGAGTTTTACCATTTAAAAGACAGTATATGCATTTAGTGTCTCAACATGTTTAAATGCATGTCGATAAGCATGTTCAAACCTGCATGCTTTCTTCAGGATTGTGATAAGCTTCTTTCATCTTTCTGAAATCCAGTTTTCCTTTAAAGCAGTGGCGTGTTATCGTAATGACTCCAGACCTGGTCAAATGTGAGCCACGGCAATTTTCCACACATAAAACTTTTCCAGCCCTAACAGGATTTTTCCTCTAATGGTTGTCATGAGGGACAGCGACGTGGTTTGGCTCAATTTACAAAACGCTGAGAGCCTTTTTCTGCAGAGTGTTTTGAAAACGGAGGGCATGTTGTCAGTCACATACTTTGCTGAAGTTTTAATGAAGGTGCCACTTTTGGTCTCCGAATCCACGGGGCTGTTCAAGCTCATGTGCCCATGTTCCAGTGTATTAAATGATCAGGCCAAATGGGTCTCTCCAACCTGAATGGTTCCATTACATGGTATTTCATTTATCTTGGTGTAGAATAATGGATAGAGGTGTAGATGAATGGAACAACTACATCTGGATGAGATTGCTGGATAACAAGGGTAGTTCTGGACAGAGATGTCAAGTCAGAGTGTGGATGATATGTATTCACAGCACATTCATAAATCAAGAGAAAGTCCTTACAGGAACTAAGCTTAGCTTGGACAGAtggtctgttttgctggttttagaagggttttgTGCACTTCAGTCTGGGAAACTAGCTTAAACCAACTAAAATCAGCTTAATATGCCATGTTAGGCTGGTTTCAATGGTTCCTTTCATTGTAATCTCATTAAAAGAGTGACCAATACATTCTTAAAAAAGCTCTTTATGTGTtgtacagaagaaataaagttatacttgttaatgatgacagaattttcttggGTGAAGTActcatttaaccctttaagcttggatgggcatttaaaaaataaataaaaattatgatcaaaaCATTAATacctacagtcttgaccaacacaaaataggtatagtTTTAAAGCATAGAAGCTGtaatttacaatgcatatagttAATATAGATAATTAATTAAGTCTGCactgcacattttattgtaatcggtaaaaacatcaaactgatcaaatagccatgtgtcatatgtcattggaaagctctcaaagagttgAATACAACTAGCCTATTGTTTTACCTTTGTTTTGActtcagacaaaaatatagtgagtaaaagctaagtatatgtctttgacatacttGTTACATgtacaggtgttgcttatatgcagcattatcacttacaggtgcatctcaataaattagaatgtcgtggaaaagttcatttatttcagtaattcaactcaaattgtgaaactcgtgtattaaataaattcaatgcacacagactgaagtagtttaagtctttggttcttttaattgtgatgattttggctcacatttaacaaaaacccaccaattcactatctcaaaaaattagaatatggtgacatgccaatcagctaatcaactcaaaacacctgcaaagatttcctgagccttcaaaatggtctctcagtttggttcactaggctacacaatcatggggaagactgctgatctgacagttgtccagaagacaatcattgacacccttcacaaggagggtaagccacaaacattcattgccaaagaagctgactgttcacagagtgctgtatccaagcatgttaacagaaagttgagtggaatgaaaaagtgtggaagaaaaagatgcacaaccaaccaagagaaccgcagccttacaattgtcaagcaaaatcgattcaagaatttgggtgaacttcaaggaatggactgaggctggggtcaaggcatcaagagccaccacacacagacgtgtcaaggaatttggctacagttgtcgtattcctcttgttaagccactcctgaaccacagacaacgtcagaggcgtcttacctgggctaaggagaagaagaactggactgttgcccagtggtccaaagtcctcttttcagatgagagcaagttttgtatttcatttggaaaccaaggtcctagagtctggaggaagggtggagaagctcatagcccaagttgcttgaagtccagtgttaagtttccacagtctgtgatgatttggtgtgtaatgtcatctgctggtgttggtccattgtgttttttgaaaaccaaagtcactgcacccgtttaccaagaaattttggagaacttcatgcttccttctgctgaccagctttttaaagatgctgatttcattttccagcaggatttggcacctgcccacactgccaaaagcaccaaaagttgcttaaatgaccatggtgttggtgtgcttgactggccagcaaactcaccagacctgaaccccatagagaatctatggggtattgtcaagaggaaaatgagaaacaagagaccaaaaaatgcagatgagctgaaggccactgtcaaagaaacctgggcttccataccacctcagcagtgccacaaactgatcacctccatgccacgccgaattgaggcagtaattaaagcaaaaggagcccctaccaagtattgagtacatatacagtaaatgaacatactttccagaaggccaacaattcactaaaaatgtttttttttattggtcttatgatgtattctaattttttgagatcgtgaattggtgggtttttgttaaatgtgagccaaaatcatcacaattaaaagaaccaaagacttaaactacttcagtctgtgtgcattgaatttatttaatacacgagtttcacaatttgagttgaattactgaaataaatgaacttttccacgacattctaatttattgagatgcacctgtataacttCACgagaaataaacagaacataaaacatcacatcccattacttagaggaggcgattatctttaaaatgagcccacacacaatgtaattggatgcatagattatccacacaaagcacaatgtgcacataaCGTGCTATCTGGCTTAAAACACATTagatttcctggatcagatgactgaTGATCATCGGAAatgtagtacattgtccagcatcatggaatgctaaaccaatcatattaggattcagatcgctgcagcCAGAGGTGGAAATCATCCAGATATGGGCAGAGAGATCATtgactctaattacatatggccaccaggagatggtgccaagtgcatgactcaatgatggctcaaatgacacagtattgaactgaatgagatctcgttactcattcCTGCATGCTCTGAaaagagagagcatacctttagtcattgttgtatttacatgtgtaattagttcttatgtacagtttttatgttttatttgtttggagaggcttttgaacACTTGGAGACTTatttaacttttgattgctttggcgTATCAACACagaattttactcagttacagctgacatgattgggaataaaacaaaagcagtttttctgagctaCTTTATTtggatatataatgtcaaatcagagaaaagttaatttttggctcaagtctttttgtgatttttcagcagtttcttaggctgagagtctcagaatttattatAATCCacatcattaaaaatgtaaacgttttctttaaaatgaaaccAGACACGTGAcccacctttttctttttttttttctttttttttttgttataatccTTTAATTTTGGGAAAGCCACTAATACAgggaatctttaaaaacaccctcagagcttaaagggttttaATGCAGTATGCTCACTCAACTGAAGTATGTGGAAAATGCATTAATGTCTACAGAGCTGCATTTTTTCCCAACGTTCCTAATTAATGTCACACACAGAATAAGTTCACCAAAGGTCTATGCTGGTGACAGCGCCCTGTTGTTGGCATGGTAACCGATCCACTCACAGGCTCATAATGAAGTGCCCAACAGTTCTAGTGACCTATTGAGGTCTTGTTTGATGCCACCGATGGGTCATAAGTCACATGCTGAGGATGGACAAGGACATGGCGAACTCGCCATGTCAGCGCTAACTGTGATTATGACCCAGTCCAGCACAGGCTTAACATTTTGCCCCACTTTATCAGGATACTAGtctgaaatgtaattatttaatgcTGATATTGTGAaattaatggggggggggggggttggtggtATTACAGAGCACTGAAAtgccattttaaatataattacaacTTTTCTCCTGTTGTTTTACAAGAAACTGGTGTGCAGCGATTTTTAAAGTGTGTTCATTTACTGATAGGATCAAGGTGGACTGGATCTGATGGAAATTCCAGATGCCACTGAACATGACGCATCATTTTATATATGCAGAGTGGAGAATGTGATTGAAATGCTTTGATGGAGAGGAAGATTCATATGGTATTTTTGTCCTTTACAGAGTTTAACAggcatggtcactatgaactgacaatgtatggaaaagagcaacttgaAGATtctcaggggtgtaaagtaatgtattacaaatactcacgttactgtaattaagtagtttgtCCAAGAATTTATACTTCAAGTAGTTTAAAAGTGGTatacttttaattgagtacattttaagtgttgtaactgtacttttactgcactATTTTCCctccgtctgtgttcgctacttccctgtcctgattttatttttatccatcaacgtaattggctagggagagtctcgtgactcccgtcaaatcaacaCATGCATAGAAAATTTTAACGGCAGCTGCAGATCGGGCGGCAACTGTCATGGATGTGGACTATGCCTCAAAcagcagttcaacacctgaaagggcttttcgcagtgaaggccaattgcttgatcgtgtcatgtgagtttagcttgctcaagccagatatcagcattaatcctgcctctaatttgaagaaacatatcaaggaaaatttcatATTTTGAAATTCTAAATTCTGTACATCTAtaacgtagcctgtaatttagctatccatcactgagattattgggttactgtgagagattaatgcaatgttataaatagggctgggtgataaacaATCTCTGTTTATTGGGAAAAAAGAGAGATGACCtcaatatcgatgataaactttttaatttttgtcaaattaatTTTCTATTCTTAGCTGaccaccactggttggttgatcaaGATAAAATATAAAGATTGACATTTATTTCCAGGCGTCTGTAGCTGCacactgtttgattgacaggcggctaatgtttgtgcgctttACATGTGCGTGTGTTCCTAAACGCACATGCCTAAATGATCAAGTACTCTTTATAATTCTGCAAATGCCCGTCTTAGTGAGACATTAATGTATACGCAGTCgattatgtctaaagtgaatgtaaaccgAAGTGTAACCGATTAGACCCCTGTCTAGTATGTCAtttaaaaggctattaatcaaacaacaacaagaaaatgagaaaactcCTCACTAcgtttggctgaataactttagAAGCTTTAAAAGTATCAATTTAATATaacaaaacagtgacatttttaatatcaaaaatgttttttaataatattgttagtatacgtactacttaaaggaatagttcacccaaaaatgaaaattctcatcatttacttgccctcatgccatcccaggtgtgtatgactttctttcttctgcagaacacaaatgaagattttttctgaagaatatttcagctctgtaggttcatacaatgcaagtgcatgggtgcaaaaatgttgatgctacaaaaagcacataaaggcagcttaaaagtaatatgactacagtggttaaatccatgacttcagaagtgatatgatagatgtgggtgagaaagagatcaaaatttaagtccgtttttgctataaattgttctctttgcccagtaggtggtgatatgcatgaaaaatgtgaatcacaaaaaacacaagaagaagaatatgaaagttaaagtagagattgactgagcagggaggataatttattggaaaaattgacttaaatattgatctgagctgagatattcttctaaaaatcttcatttgtgttctgccgatgaaagaaagtcagacacgtccggggtggcatgagggtgagtaaatgatgagagaattttcatttttgggtgaactattcctttaaatcccgatgtggcccctgtaccaaacaacttttcCCACCCCTGCTCTTCctcctctattgtgcgggaccctgtttttttttttttttttgtttgtttttttttgcattccttgcattgttttgaagatgttttatgcgcaacaataactCGCTTTGTCGGCATTAAGGCcattttagaccctacacataaactgattttaatgtcattgtttcatacattacgatttaaaatggtgatcagtgtattaaaatataacattttcttcttttttttttttttttatcagattcatgtagtgtttttcTTAGAtaactgatgtattttaaaagtttgcAGTTAAAAAgacttatatttttttattctttctggcaaacagccataaaagggaatgtaaattatggtatgtgtgctacattttgaaattgcagcatGCTGTGTTTATTATAAtggggcatagctttcgcaactcagtactcaaaactcactactcatgagtacttttaaaagagctactcttttactcttacttgagtagtttttaggactggtacttttactctacacacactacattttttgggacgtaacagtacttttacttaagtatgatttttcagtactctttccacccctgaagattcttcaaaaacccaaaaaacaacaacaacatattattattagttattttgaGGAATAAGAGGGTTTAAAAATAACGACAGTTTTCCTTTCTGCATGATTACTATTTCATaaagccacactttaaaatgtaagtGCAAGAAATTtcattaaataagaaaatattaaatGGTATTAtgttaaagaaagatagcacaagcacatgtTTCAAGCTATTTTTTTAGAGGCCACTATATGGAGTCAGTTCTGTTAGAAACCTCAGCTGAAATCAGAAGGTTggtggtatttttattttttccttgaaATATCACCATCATGCACTCGAGAACTTTCTCTTGCATTTGTATCTCTGTCGCATAATGTGTGTAGTGCTTTTGAATTTTGGTTATGCAGCACATAAAATGAATAGCACAAACTGCCTGTTATTCagaattgtattttaattaattgacaCATTCATGAAGCAACCACTGGCATtgaaacaaaatttcacaatggctgtctattaataatttatttatccaTTTAAAGGTGTATGTGCTTCCAATAGGCAGTAAAACAGAAATTCATACATTGGCACAATTCTACTGTACTGAACacttgtctacaaaacaaattcttAAAATCAGCATTTACTGTAGATTttcatgagaaacaaattcaaGTCAAGTGTGCCCAAACTTTCAGCTGGTACTGTTTATTACTTTCCCTCACATAAAACAGTAAATTTAGATCTGCAGTTTTTATCAGTCCATTTGAATTCACCGTTCATCTTCTCTATGGCACCACAGTGGTGGGACATCTGATGTTCAGGTTGACTTCCTCCTTTCCAGTTGGTCCAGGGTCCCACATGAAGCCCATTGGACCAAATCCAGAATCCAAAGAGTCGACTCTGTCTAAGCCCCACCCACACtggacctgaaatattccttcTTCTTAGTTCCCGCTCCGTTTCTATCTGATCATCCTCAGACTCGATGCGCAGGAGTCCAGAAGTATTCTCATTACTATTGCAGTAATCCAGAGCTTTCTCCCAAGACATGTTTTCATGACTGACATGAATGTGACTTTCTGCCAGAAGAATATACACATCTAAAATTagttaaatgtttggatttaaagCTACATACAAAGGttacatacttcagttttaaagtagcttatAATGTAACACCTGGAATGATTTAATATCAAATAATGAAGTACTGCCTTGACTTACTGTAGCAATGAGTATTGCAGGTATTGTTTTCAGTTTCTGTCCATGTCCCTCTCAAATAGAGGaatgtgtatatatttgttttgttatttttattgtttgtattaCTATAGTTTCTGTAAGCCGACTTTCCTCCATCAAACCATTCCACATTGTCACTGAGGAGGCCAATCCAGAAGGGTTCGATTGTGTTACTCTCGTTTGCTTTTTTCTTCACCTGTTCATTTTGTGTCTCATCTCTGATAGTGACTAAATCAGTGTGATTCTCTCTACAGTACAGCTGAGCATCAAACCACGTTTTGTTTTTCTGGATTAACCTGTAGATGTGTGATGCTCGGTCAACACCTGTGAGAATGCAAGAATACACAATTCATTTTCTGAAATTCTATTTAGATGTACTGtacaaaaaactgaaatatttaccttgatcATAACACATGAGTTGTCGGAGTTCTGTACTGCATGGAGCACATTCCCAGTCTCCATTAGTTTCAATATAAGCACAGTATTCATTCTGACACTTGTGTCCTGGTCTGAATGTGACATCATCCCCATTTGACCATTTCTCACTCGTATTGTTTCTATAGGCACCAATCCAGTGACAAGTAGTATTTGTAAGCTCCTTATTCTCTTTATGATCATAAACTGTGACAAGGTCAGTATATTTATTTCTGCAAATATCTCGAGCTGCATTTGGATAATTTGTTGTTTCTAAGTGGAATGTTCTCAGTCGGCCTGCAGCATCTGAAGGAGGAGCTGAGGAGGAATATTCAGTTTTTTAGCAACACTGGGCTTTATGGTTCTGGAACATACTGCTAAAATACATTAGTTATAAAACATATTATGTCTAAAATCATTTTCTCAAATATACTGGTAGACTGGTAGAAGTTCAACAAAACCTCTTTCAGAAGAAGCAACAACTTGATAAACATCAACTCTCTACTTTTTTCAGCAGTTCTGCCTTAAACGTGCtgagaaattaataaaataaaactttgttCCTTTATAAGAAACAAATGAAAGTCTATTCTTTTATTTTACAAAGCTGCTCAGTAAAATATGACACATGCAGAAGTAAATACTCACCCCATAGTAGGAGCAGCACAGGTAAAAATTTCATAGTAATGCTAATTAAAACCAGAATCTGTTATAAATGTTGTTTCTTATCGTCAcacagagatgtttgattggatGTTCAGAATCAGCTGTTTTTATCAATGGAGAGTTTGAGCCACTAGAGGAAAGAAAATcaattatattcattataaacaCTGAGCATCAAAAATCTATAACGGTTATTAGGAATCAGTTAAACTCTTTATGATATTTGATGACATTTGATGGTCAGCTTACagtacatatatttacatatattacaaGTCACAAGTTTAGTCACACTTGCATTAATGTTTCTTATGATTTCAAAGATCTTTTTAACTTTAGGCttctgcttaaatgcttgaaataagttttgtaaacaaaaatatgctgtacttacattcacatttattgtcagAAATACTGTGTCCACAATGTTTAAGTTCtataattgttcatttttaaatatgattaaagTTCCTCTTAAACAGTACTAAATGTGCAATAAATGTCCCTccttttttgtttgattgttaaTTGTTGAAACATTAAAATGCAACATTGAGATTTTTAAACATCTGTCATATTAAGTAAcatttaacagaagaaataaatagCTGAAGGTTTAGTTGGACAAGAAACTTATTTACAGATTATTCActaatattttaaatgatatacatttcaatttaaatgaaacaaaatattatctgtaatgttttaaatacataaaaattattctatttttttggaAGCAATATTGCTGTGACTTTTGCATGTTTAAAGAACGGACTCTAGTCAGATTTATTGTCGCAATAGTAAAATCTTAATTACACTCCCAATGTGCTTTAATTCAAGTTTTACAGCATCCAGTGTTTGTTAATGTGATGTAAAACTGGAAACACTATTAGTTAGTTCCTCTCAATGTGTTTGACTTTTAATTCTTTATAATTGTAAAtgagtagttgacatgaaatacttttgtgcATGACATGCTAAACTCTATTTAAATCTATTATTTACAGAATTTTGCTAATTGGTTCATAATTATTGTGTATGCAtcactgaatatttttatttttaaaaatgcatcaaaaTACAAATGAATAAATTTTACATCAACTACCCTAATAATCATTGTaaataattttatacatatatatatatatataaaatttatttttatttttattttatttttaatttacaatACTTTATTATGGCTTGATTAgattgtaaatactttgtgaacattcaaaatgtatttaaaatttaaCATGATTCTCTGTATAGCACCTggtaaattaacaaaatgtaataattttataattaccaCTCCCAAATACTATTGATGGATCctgtaatttaaatttttgtgtacaTATCTGAAGACAATAACAGGATTAATGTAATCCTATTGAATAAATCATGATTAGTCAAAACTTTGTATAATTTTAAGTaaaattttgtttatataaatatatatatatatatatatatatatatatatatatatatatatatatttcttgtccttgattaaaacattttttgagtattttaaaattatactatttatttatatatttatattaaactattttGTATGTATTATTATGTTTGTGTTGTAGTGCATATGATATAGAAATAATATGCTATATACAATTTAACATGATATATCCAAAAAAGTGCATAGTTAAATCTAATCTAATTTCAACAATATTATGATGATTGTAGTTTAGACAGAATTGCATTAACAAACAGATAAGCAATGCAAGCAGATTCGTAGATGGCATTTTGTGTAAGCAATCTAATTTACTCTGATTAATAGGTAAAAAGCTGATCAGCAGAATACAGATAAAAAAGCAACTAAAGTCTTACCTGGTGAGCAGGTGATTATATGATCATTTGATAGTGTGCTGAAGGAAATATAAGTCTTATTCCAGTGATGTCATCATTTTATTATGGACATGTGCTGACAGGCAAATAGCTTGATTGTGTTCGCTGGAAGGACGTATAAACCATTACATGCATCATCTCTAAGggtcaataaaaaataaagatgtcTGAGATGATGAAAATGAGAAATCTTGTACACATGTGCCAAGTTCTTAGAAGTGCAATTGCTCATGATAGTTTCATAATTTATACCAGTACGTTCATACTTTtatactatgaaaaaaaaaaaaaaaaaaaaaagaaacggttGGTGTTGGATGTTTGTGCATTTCTTGAATTTTGATTTAGATGCTGATATGGAGCTAATGTGGTTTATGTGTGATTTCTATTACAACATCTGAACTGATctcattttaaaatcaacatgaacttaAAATTGTGGtacatgtaaaaaacaacaacatttaggGTCATGTGaccacatcttatcacatgagtGGTGCTCTAGATTCTG includes:
- the LOC127435288 gene encoding macrophage mannose receptor 1-like isoform X2, which produces MKFLPVLLLLWAPPSDAAGRLRTFHLETTNYPNAARDICRNKYTDLVTVYDHKENKELTNTTCHWIGAYRNNTSEKWSNGDDVTFRPGHKCQNEYCAYIETNGDWECAPCSTELRQLMCYDQGVDRASHIYRLIQKNKTWFDAQLYCRENHTDLVTIRDETQNEQVKKKANESNTIEPFWIGLLSDNVEWFDGGKSAYRNYSNTNNKNNKTNIYTFLYLRGTWTETENNTCNTHCYKSHIHVSHENMSWEKALDYCNSNENTSGLLRIESEDDQIETERELRRRNISGPVWVGLRQSRLFGFWIWSNGLHVGPWTNWKGGSQPEHQMSHHCGAIEKMNGEFKWTDKNCRSKFTVLCEGK
- the LOC127435288 gene encoding macrophage mannose receptor 1-like isoform X1, with amino-acid sequence MKFLPVLLLLWAPPSDAAGRLRTFHLETTNYPNAARDICRNKYTDLVTVYDHKENKELTNTTCHWIGAYRNNTSEKWSNGDDVTFRPGHKCQNEYCAYIETNGDWECAPCSTELRQLMCYDQGVDRASHIYRLIQKNKTWFDAQLYCRENHTDLVTIRDETQNEQVKKKANESNTIEPFWIGLLSDNVEWFDGGKSAYRNYSNTNNKNNKTNIYTFLYLRGTWTETENNTCNTHCYKSHIHVSHENMSWEKALDYCNSNENTSGLLRIESEDDQIETERELRRRNISGPVWVGLRQSRLFGFWIWSNGLHVGPWTNWKGGSQPEHQMSHHCGAIEKMNGEFKWTDKNCRSKFTVLCEGK